The Oncorhynchus gorbuscha isolate QuinsamMale2020 ecotype Even-year linkage group LG08, OgorEven_v1.0, whole genome shotgun sequence DNA window gaggggaggagaaagaggagagtaatgggtgtgtatgtctctctgtatgtagagAGTGTAAGGAGAaaatatagtgtgtgtaatgtaaaaATTAGATACATTAGTTCTACATAAAGTACCAGtacaaagtttggacacacctactcattcatgggtctttctttatttagactattttctacattgtagaataatagtgaagacattaaaactatgaaataacacatatggaatcatctagtaacccaaaaagtgttaaacaattcaaaatatattttatattagagattcttcaaagtagccaccctttgtcttgatgacagctttgcacactcttggaattctcccatctagcttcatgaggaatgcttttccaacagtcttgaaggagttccaacaagagcacttgttggctgcttttccttcactctacggtccaactcctcctaaaccatctcaattgggttgaggtcgggtgattgtgaaggccaggtcatctgatgcagccctccatcactctctttcttggtcaaatagcccttacacagcctggaggtgtgttgggtcatggtcctgttgaaaaacaaatgatagtcccactaagcgcaaaccagatgggatggcgtatcgctgcagaatgctgtggtagccatgctggttaactgtgccttgaattctaaataaaacacAGACAGTGTcgccagtaaagcacccccacaccatcacacctcatcctccatacttcacggtgggaacaacacatgcggagattatccgttcacctactctgcatctcacaaagaccaGGCGGTTGGGACCAAACATCACAAATTGGGACtcaacagaccaaaggacagatttccaccagtctaatgtccattgctcgtgtttcttggcccaagcaagtctcttcttcttattggtgtcctttagtggtggtttctttgcagcaattcaaccctGAAGGACtaattcatgcagtctcctctgaacagttgattttgagatgtgtctgatacttgaactctgtgaagcatttatttgggctgcaatttctgaggctggtaactctaatgaacttatcctttacagcagaggtaactctgggttttgctttcctgtgggggtcctcatgagagccagtttcatcatagcgcttgatggtttttgcgactgcactcaaAGAAACtatcaaagttcttgacattttccggattgactgaccttcatgtcttaaagtaatgctgGACTGTctttctctttgcttacttgagctgttcttgccataatatggacttggtcttttaccaaattgggctatcttctgtataccaaccctaccttgtcacaacacaactgattggctcaaacgcaataaCCTCTCTAGGgaagggggcagcattcggaattttggatgaaaagcatccTCAAATTAAACCACCTCCTACTCGGGtcaagatatgatatgcatataactggtagatttcgatagaaaacactctaaagtttccaaaactgttaaaatagtgtctgtgtatatcagaactgatttggcaggaggaaacctgagaaaaatccattcaggaagatttttttgtttttgttttgtagttttctattcaatgccattacagtatccactGAGTTAGGACTCAATTTGCTGTTCCTAtgcattccactagatgtcaacagtctttagaaattgtttcaggttTGTATTCttagtaagaccagtctgaatgagtggaccctgacatgtcacagagctttttcatgtgcAATCCTgagagagtgcatttcttgtttacctttcatattgacaacgttattgtccggttgaaatattatagatcatttaggctaaaaacaacctgaggattgaatataaacatcgtttgacatgtttctatgaactttacggatacaatttggagtTTTGACTgcatttgagcctgtggattactgaagaaaacgtgcgaacaaaaaggaggtttttggatatagactttatcgaacaaaaggaacatttattgagtaaatgaatgtcttctgagtgcccccatatgaagatcatcaaaggtaagggattaattttatctctatttctgagttttgtaacgcttctgcttggctggttactgtttgtaataatttgtcaactagGCTATGTtttgggctaggtatgttctgggctgggtatgctttcgccgaaaagcattttataaatctgacaccgtggttggattaacaagaagttcatctttaaacctatgtaaaatatgttttgttttctgaatttttataatgagcatttctgtatttgaatttggagctctgcaatctcactggatgttggccagatgggacgctagcgtcccacataccctagagaggttaagaaataaaacaattccacaaattaacttttaacaaggcacacctgttaattgaaatgcactccaggtgactacatcatgaagctggttgagagaatgccaagggtgtgcaaagcagtcatcaaagcaaagggtggctactttgaagaatttcaaatataaaataaatgttcatttatttaacactttattggttactacatgattccacaggtgttatttcatagttttgatgtcttcagtgttattctacaatgtagaaaatagtaaaaataaagaaaaaccctggaatgagttggtgtgtccagacttgactggtaatgtatgtcaaatattttttgttgttgttgctcacaTAGACATGGTTAGCCGATGTTAATGCACGTGTAGCAAAAATGCTTGTgcatgtgttcgtgtgtgtgcacATATGTGTTCCTTACTCTGCAGGCAGTCGGCATTGAGAAGGTCCTGGCACTTGTCGTGACATTTGACCCCGCACTCGGAGCACCTCATACCCTGGCGGGCGATGCCCCACAGCAGCCCCTCACATTCGTAGCAGTAGGTGGGTGTAGTGGCCGTCCACACCTCAAAGTTATGGGGCGTGGTGCAGGAGATGGGGTAGATCAGAGCCTGTAGAGTCTTCTTGTACACATGACTCTTCTGcagaagagatggaaggagaggggggagagagagcaaaaaagagagggagagaaaaaggcagagagagagtggcagagggaGGAATATGGTATTAATTATACATGCACACTGCCTGATGAAGGCAGCTAGCTGCCAAAACCTTGGTTGTTTAATAAATCAATTGCATTTCAGCAGTAAAAAGTGTGGTCGGCTACATGTTCTTTTCAAAGTGTTATGTTCCGCAGGTGAAAATTGCCCCTTGTGGATGATAATAATAAAGTTGATTGAAATTAGAATTAAACTGAATGGATCATTTTTAGCTCTGCTGAGACACGCTGAGGTCATAAGTTGTGTGACCCACCAGGTCCTCATTGCCAAGGGTGCTGCAGGCCATCGCCGTGGTGATCCCAGCCTTCCGAGCATTCTGAGAGGCCATAGACTGGGGGGGTAGAGAtcaagaaagggagggagggagggagagagagtataaaTGATACATTCAATTTGAGCCTTGACcctacatgaccagaagtatgtgaaaatctcattccaaaaacatggtcattaatatggagttgctccagcctcgactcttctgggaaggctttcctctagatgttgggacatttcTGCATggactttcttccattcattcacaagagcatcagtgaggttgggcactaatgttgggtgattaggcttgGCTTGCAGTCAGggttccaatttatcccaaaggtgttcgatggggttgaggtcaaggctctgtgcaggccagtcaagttcatccacaccgatctcgacaaaccattatgcattcgggcagatagcgttctcctggcagccgccaaacccagattcgttggtcggactgccagatggtgaagcgtgattcatcaatccagagaacgtgtttccactgctccagagtccaatggcggcaagcttgaCACCACTCCaaccaacgcttggcattgcacatgatgaccttaggcttgtgtgcttCTGCTCGGCCttggaaacctatttcatgaagctcctgacgaacagctcttgtgctgacgttgcttcctgaggcagtttggaacccagtgttgcaaccgaggacatatgatttttacacgctatgcgcttggcagtcccattctgtgagtttgtgtggcctaccacttcgtggctgagccgttgttgctcctagatgtttcaacttcacaataacatGACTTATAGTTGACtggtgcagctctagcagggaagaaatttgacaaactgacttgtttgaaaggtggtatcctataaggccattttactgcaaatgtttgactatggagattgcatggcggtgtgcccgattttatacacctgtcagcaacaggtgtggctgaaataaccaaatccactCAGTAGAAGGGGTGTCCAcctacttttgtatatatagtgtaaatAAAGTATGGCTATTATGTTTACAAGGGTTTTTGagtggtactgtatatgtgtttgtACAGGTACTCACCATGGCCTGTAACTGCATGATAGAAGTAGAGAGgcaagggaagggggagagggaacataTGTTAGCAAACAAACACCATATCAGAATTGTATATGGCATATTGATTTATACTCATGTCTCATTGAGTGGCATGTGATAATGTTGATATACAATGTATAAGAAAGGGGAAGGAGGCAGAGGGTGTGTATgtaaatgaatgtgtgtgtgcctgttttgTCTGTGTGTTAAACAGCTTTTAGTTTTTAATATATTCTGCCCTCTTCCTCCTTTTACGTACGTAGGCATCTTATTCGCTGCCTGACAGCTATATGACTCAGGTGGAGGATGCCACAGTTAGAGTCATGGCTATAGACTTCCTGTCACACTATCCACTGCAAAATGGTAATCCCTCATTTTGTGCCATGGTTTCACAATTTCCCAGGACACAAGACTGGCTAAAGAGTGAGCGGGTGTGATGTCTGTGGGAGGGAGCTAGGTCCCCAGAGTACTGCAACGGAACAGACAGAAAGGAACAGACAGAAAGGCCAATAATGGCAGTAATGATTCcaaaagggggagggggtggcaTGTGCCAAGGTAAAGttgctgtggtgtgtgtggtctctTACGAGGTCTCTGACCAGGGTGGGGCCTTTCTTCTTGCGTAGGTCAGGCATGCTGTCGATGCTGTACAGAACCTCTCCTACCCTGAGCAGGTAAAACAACCTTACTGTTATACACCAGCCAACAAATATACTGTATACCTCTCAGACCTATATCCGCTTCTACGGATAAGTTTAGACTATTTTGTTGAAGTGAAATGATGATGTCAAGATGCTccagatgtttttttttattgctaTTTTCTTTTAAAACTGGACAATAATGTATGACTAATCTAATAATTATTCTATTCTATACATGAAGCTCTTGAGAGGGTGGTCACTTCCTGGCCATACTCATTTGAATAGTGAAACCAAGGTGACCAAGGAGTCCCAAATGTATATATGCAATAAATACTCCACCTGAATGAATGAGCAGCCAGATGTGTATTTGGCTAACTGAGCGTGCATATATTGGGCTGGTTACTTTCAATGCAGCTAAGGTCTGCCATTTACAAATGAGCTGCCAGTCCACATAGGGCACCCAGCACATCAGTCAATACACACTGGACTGGAGCCAGTGGATGAAACTATCCTCTATTTTAAGAGGAAAATCTGAAAATGTACACTTTACAGTATTACATATTCACAGCAGTGGCAATCATTTATTTATTGATCGTTGTACTACACTAATTAGTATAGCATTTACTGTAAGTATGTAAATCTCATTGTGGTAACTGCCGTGGTAGAGTGGTAGTTACTGCATGTGATATTTTGTTGTGAGCAGTGATGGGTAACTCACCCTCCTTTACCAAACCACAAGGAATTGGATGTCTCTCCTCGTGCCTGGAGAAAGaggcggaagagagagagagaaaaaagaccgggaggagggagggagggaagagtacAGTTATATCTGGGAGATTAAAATCTTTCACTTAACGTTTGAAATCTATTTCCTCCATATGCAGAGCATGTCCAGAGTGCACCAGAGGACAGCATTTAGCTGGtaaattagatttttttgtgGGGGAAGATGCCCCCGAGCCCCCTAACAGGGAAATCAAGACCATCATGACCACTGATGACTACCTCCGACAACATTCTTAAAGCTGCATTATCTATTCATCTTCCTCTCTCAATGtcttttccttctttctctctccctcccacccactcCAGCTCTTTCCTGTCATAGAGCTAAATTAGACCTAATAAACTGAAATCACTTCTATAGAGATCTTCTACTATAGAACACATTCAGAACTCAGAACTCCAGGTGAGTGAACTATCTGTCCATGACATAAAATGATCAATCAACCACAAAGGAGGAAAGAAAACCAGCCTTTCTTTGTCCCTCAAGGCCTGGAATTGAGCAGCTCTGCcatagatctatatgtgttattAAAGCGACAGTCTATGATTCTGAAAACCCCCCCAGCTATATTCTTCAAGGATCAATGGCTATATATCACTAATTCAAAAGTCAAAACACTGATTTACCAGTTCCAGACTGTAGCATTAACTGAACAGACCGTCACAGCAATCAAATGTACTTTTATCTCGCGCCAGCTACGGCCCCTGTCACACATTCAGACTCCCATCCTCCAGCTCAGGGTCAGAGAATaaccatagagaaagagagagttgttACTCATTCAACCTTGGGATTCTGCCTCCCTCATCCTAACTCTGTTtgtctggttttaatgaaagacaGATTGAATCTGCTCAGGCCCTTCTTAAACCCATAGATTAAGAAAATATATAATTAATAAATACTGAAAGGAAAATTAATTCCAACTGCATACTGCTTAAAAACATAAACAGGTATAAAAAAGTAAAATGTTATTGATTGATTTTGCAAGCGTTCACTACAAAAGGTATTGATGGAAAGGTTTCTTGACAATTTCACCTGACTGTAGTTAACGCCTACGAGCTTGGAGATTGTTGAGAGATTGTTACAGTTATAAAATCATAATAATGAATGTGCAGAGTACTCAAACCATGAAATTCAAACAAATGAAACATTGTACAAGACAATACAGCATAGTTGTTATGAAGTGAAATTGAAGATTGAAGTGAAAATGTGTGCACCGCAGGACATTAACGAAAAATTATTGGCCAACAAGTCCACCAGTCTCTTGAGCAACCAATCATTGTACCTACCTGTCAATCTGCTCCAATCATGGCCGACCAGAGTGCATGTGATTATCGCTATGGCAATGACATGAAACTGGAAAGAAAACAAAGTAGTGGGACAAacgaaaaagggggggggggcaaagtgACAAAACCCACATAAAACATCAAAACAAGTGTTTATTCATTCAATTAAAACAGAATGATTAGCAAAATGATGTGAATAAATGTGAGCAAACTGATAAATCAATCAAACTAATAGTTCTAATCAAATGTTTTAGCAGTTCCGTGAAACAGATGAGTTCTTTTCCATACTAAGGGAAAATGTGCACCACCATCTATAGAAAATGTATTTTCAGATCATTTAAAATATTGATTGTATGCTGCGAAACACATTAGGTCTGCACTGCGGTGTCTAAATGTACTTTCAAAATACTCCCGGGAACCCATTCACTCTAGTTTTTGGAGTAAATAATGCATATCACATTCATTTTTCAAAGCTGTGCAGAAAGTACTTAGAGACTTTTAGAATGTTTCTGCTactgtcccctctcttcttctccacaCCTGGATGAAGCACTTTGGATGGGACTGGGGTTGGAAACAAGGCTGGTAGGAGTGGGTTGGTAGACTAGATAGGGCCGGGGATGAATTTAGGGCTGGCGTGTTAGGCAAGGGTtaggggatggggctggggttGAAGTTGAGGTTAGGCTTAGAGATGTGGATATGACTGGGGCTGGATCAGGCACAGGGACAGTAGTACACAGGTCTTGGGCCAGTAGTATAGGACTGGGACATGGGAACAAGGTTTGAGTGTGATACCTTACCTCTCGAAGCTGCTGTTGGACCTTGTCGATGATTCGTCGCCAGTTCTCCCTAGCCCTTATGGACGGGTCCACCGGCTCCTTGGGCTCCTCATCTACAGGAGGACTACAAGGATAAGAGCAGGTCTGAGAACAACTCTATATCTGGGGCCAAAATTACCCCTttgtccctatatagtgcattacttttgaacaTTTGTACATTTctctacattttagtcatttagcagatgctcttatccagagcgacttaaagtTCATGTATTCATCTTaaggtacactatatatacaaagtacGTGGACATCCCATAAAGTTAGTGGATTTGGCTCTTTCAATCACACCGTtgttgacaggtatataaaatcaagcacacagccaagcaatctccatagacaaacattggcagagccttactgaagagctcagtgactttcaatgtggcatcaTCATAGACTGCCACctatccaacaagtcagttcgtcacatTTCTGCACTGATAGTGCAgacccagtcaactgtaagttgctgttactgtgaagagaaacgtttaggagcaacaacggctcagccacgaagtggtagggcacacaagctcacagaacggaaatGCCGAGTGCTGTAGCGCATAGAAATCATCTGTCCTTgggtgcaacactcactaccaagttccaaactgccaacgggagcaatgtcagcacaataactgtttgtcgggagattcatgaaatgggtttccatggccgatcagctgcacacaagcctaagatcaccatgcgcaatgccaagcgtcggctggagtggtgtaacgcccgccgccattggactccggagcagtggagtgattaatcacgcttcatcatctcgcagtccgacggacgaatctggttttggcggatatcaggagaacgctatctgcccaaatgcatagtgccaactgtaaagtttggtggaggaggaacaatggtctgaggctgtttttcatggttcaggcctcttagttccagtgaagggaaatcttaacgctgcagcatacaatgacattcttgacGATTCTATgcatccaactttgtggtaacagtttggggaaggcccttcctgtttcagcatgtcaatgcactcgtgcacaaagcgaggtccatacataaatgctttttcaagatcggtgtggaagagcaTGACTGGCCTgcaacagagccctgacctcaaccccatcaaacacctttgggatgaattggaatgccaactgcgagccaggcctaatcaccgaATATcaatgcctgacctcactaatattctcgtggctgaatggaagcaaactgcgcagcaatgttccaacatctagtggaaagccttcccaaaagagtggaggctgttatagcagcaaaggggggaccaactccatattaatacctatgattttggaattacATGTTTGACGAgttggtgtccacatacttttagatATGTAGTGTAGGTAGGTTAGATAATCACATTTCACAGTTAGCTGCTTTATTGAGGATAAAATGTACTATCAGCAGTCAGTGCTAGCAGGAAAAGACAAGAGCAAGTGTTATTTCAGGAAaggaatgttttttatttttttatgtgtttttaagaggaaaggagggggattATGTGGGGTTAATCAAGACACTTCGTCAAAacgtccctggtcaaaagtagtgcactggaagggaatagggggccatttcagATGCACCCCTATGTGCTTTTTCACAGTCCACCCAATATGGTGGCCCAATAAACAAAGCCCCTTCTGCGCATGGAGAACAGAAAAATATTTCAGATGGGGGTTTACCTCTCTGGGAggggctcctcctcctctacggGGGTGGGGGGGCGACTCTCATCATACCGTTGGTCCTCATCTTCCATGGGATGCTCCTCCTCTGTCGGGGTAGGGGTCCTAATTTTTTGGGGAAGGGGTTTGTCTTCCTCTAGGAGAAGTTGGTCCTCCGGCAGGGGGGGTTTGGCATCAGGGCCCTCTGTAtgtgaaacagagggagaggcagtggaGGTGGTCAGCTGAGAGGGGGGCCAGTGGTTGTGGACTGGGGCCCATGGGAGGTAGTGGCGGGGTGAGATGGGGGGATGGCGGGGTCAGACTGGGGATGGGGTTGTGAAGCTGGGGGGTGAGCCTGAGCAGGTGGGGCAGTAGGGACTCCAGAAGACAGGAAAGAGGAGGCCAGGCCTGTTACTGCTGCTGAGAAGGGTTTGGCCATGGAGAAGAAGGACTGGGCTGGGGCAGGGGCTGGCTGGGGATGAGACTGGGCTTGAGGGGCCTGGGTGGATGGCTGTCCCAGGGGCTGTCCTCCTGGAGCCATGCCCGGAGGGTGGGCCAGATTTGGGGCATGGCTGGGCGGTTGGCTGGGTGGCGCCTGCTGTTGATGCAGAGAGGGCTGTTTCTGCAGAGGGGGTCTAGAAGCACCTGGGACATCCAGTGTGGGGGGTGCCGTGCTGGTGGGGGTAGGGGTGTAGGGGATATCCTCACTGAGGGTCCCATCCAGAAGATAATCCTCATCGTCATATATGTGCCCCTCTCCTTCATTCGCCACCTCTTCCTCATACAGACCACCATCATCCTCATCCCCATCCTTACTGTAGCCCCCCTCGTCGCTATACGCCCCCTGGGTCTCATCGGGGTCCCAGTCGGGAGAACCTTTGATGTAGCTGACAGAGGAGTGGCAGGAGTGGTAGGAGTCATTCTCATCATAAGGGTCTCGCTCTCTGTATTCCGGGCAGTACTCCTCCTCACTCAGCTGGCTGCTGCAGTGACTCAACTCTGCCGACGATGCATAGCTTCCCGTCGGACTGGTTAGGAAGGTGGAGCAAGACAGGGAAATGAAGataaatggggagagagagagagagagagagagagagagagagagagagagagagagagagagagagagagagagagagagagagagagagagagagagagagagagagagagagagagagagagagagagagagagagagaagaaagtgagaatgtggagagaggatgagaggcagggtggaggaacacagaagaaggaaggaagtaaaaaagaagaagaagcagtaACCAAcatggagggacagacagagacttTCCCAAGGTACACAATGTCCAGAGCATCCCTGAGCAATAGTAAAACGCTCTGCTATAACACCTGACCGTGAAGGTAAAACTGATGGTTAATCAATGAGTTAATTGCGACAACAGTATCAGACAGAGATAAATCAAATAagggaaatagggagagagagagagaaataaataaataagagcaGAACAGAAAGGTGAGGGGCCTCCAGAAAGCTGACAAATTATTAAGAACAAGTATCCTCACAGGGAGCAAAGACAGGAGTATTTGCAGTATACTCCATGTTAAATTAAGCTATTAAAAaattatagagagagggagagagcgagagagggtgagcagagaagagagaaatgtaaaggatacagacacacctataaACACTCACTGGCCATGTCCGAATACCCATACTTGCATTCTAAATAGTAGGCTTTTTGGGTATCTGAAAATAGAACGTTTTAAAGTTCAATCCAATACAGGCTTGACTGAATGAACAACAAAGACGGAATGCAATATCACATTTTATTAAATCGTTTGGAGAATGGCCTCGTCTCCAAGGGAAGATCCTTGGAGCCAGATGTGATGGCAGGTAGCCCTATACTCCGAGTCAATATTCACGTAAAAATTAGAAATTCTCCTCTTCCAAAATTTGGGGAAAACAAACATTCTTTCCAATTGACCTCCACTGTAAAAGAGCCAACTTCGTCTTCGAGTTGGGGTTatacagaaataacaaaacataCCGAAAAGCTGCTCTGTTGTTCAatgtaaagtaccagtcaaaagtttggacagctTCTCATTTTTTCTTTAGTTTTACTATTGTAGAATaacaatgaagacatcaaaactatgaaataacacatatggattcatgtagtaaccaaaaaagtgttaaatcaaaatatactttatatttgagattcttcaaagtatctacccctatttggtaaaagaccatgtccatattatggcaagaacagctcaaataagcaaaagagaaatgacagtacatcattactttaagacatgaaggtcagtcaatccggaaaatttcaagaactttgatagTTTCATGAAGCGCAGTCGCAAAtatcatcaagcgctatgatgaaactggctctcatgaggaccaccacaggaaagcaaaacccagagttacctctgctgcagaggaaatgTTCATtagagagttaccagcctcag harbors:
- the LOC124041527 gene encoding protein unc-13 homolog A-like; this translates as MSLLCVRVKKAKLDGPKEKFNTYLILKVQNVKSTTIAVRGSMPSWEQDFMFEINRLDLGLTVEVWNKGLIWDTMVGTVWIPLHSIRQSNVESPGDWLTLDSQAIMADNDICGTKDPTLHQVLLDTRFELPLDIPEVEARYWAKKLEQLNAMRDQDITNHHPYQEDQERPLPVPGTQCCNWSLWGDQQNEDPDSAVDDRDSDYRSETSNGIPPPYYTTSQPNASVHQYPIRDQQNRPSSYPPSNSCEPLDYHQRAISPTGSYASSAELSHCSSQLSEEEYCPEYRERDPYDENDSYHSCHSSVSYIKGSPDWDPDETQGAYSDEGGYSKDGDEDDGGLYEEEVANEGEGHIYDDEDYLLDGTLSEDIPYTPTPTSTAPPTLDVPGASRPPLQKQPSLHQQQAPPSQPPSHAPNLAHPPGMAPGGQPLGQPSTQAPQAQSHPQPAPAPAQSFFSMAKPFSAAVTGLASSFLSSGVPTAPPAQAHPPASQPHPQSDPAIPPSHPATTSHGPQSTTTGPPLS